The nucleotide sequence agctctccctgctcagattgtctggggtgtggggggtgttactctagccaggagagggtcagttgtggggtggttgttttggtttgttttttttttttttttttttccgttcatAACACCGTGACCTGTGGGAACTGTGCCAGTGCGGTGCAGACGAGGGGCGCTGGGCCGGGCTCAGTAACAGAACCTGAGCTCTGAACCTCAGGAGCTTTGAGAGGAGGGACCAGGCAAAGGAACCCAACGAGTGCGCCCAGGACACTCACATGGCAGTCCATGGGCTCCCGGCTGTGGTTCCTGGTGTGccagggcagtggagctgggctgggagttCAGCTCAGGCACGGCGGGgtcagggcacagcagcaccatGTCCCCGGGCCGGCCGGGGCTGCACCCACTGCTCCCACCGAGCCCCCCTGCAGCCACCGAgcccccctgcagcagcccggCCACAGGAGACAGTGGCACCGAGAGCTCCCAGAACGGGCACTGCCTCTGGGGCGGGCAGGGCACCGGGGACCCAGACACTCACGGTCACCCCCTGCTCCTTGTCCCCTCCCGGGAGCCGCTGGCCCGGCCCCAGGCacctgctgggcacagctcccaggctggaTACGCATTTGAAAGACAGCACATCCCTGAGCTTCTGTCTGTTCACCCCGAGCTGGGGAAGATCCACGTGTGGGACAGGCAGATCTGCTTCCCCACTCCCTTTTTATGGCCCAGCAAAAAAACACCTGCAAGATTCAGACTAGAGGCGAGCCCTGAAATCCCAACAGTAGGCAGCCAAGGAGGTTTCCATCTATTGccttaaataaaacaaagtttGGATCCTGTTGTTCACTTCTGCCTGGAAAGTCCCATTCCTCATCTGAAATAGTCCCATTCCTCATCTGGAGCTTCTCTGTGTCTGACTGAGGACACACAACCTACAAGGCAGCAAGGAGAGCTCAACCCTGTGCTTTCCTTGGACTTTCCCTTGGAGAACTTCTTGACTGTGTTGTTTTGAAATGTGTTGCTGCCAGCAAGTCAAGCTCTTAATTTGCATTCTACATTTTAAAGTCATTTTAAAGTTCTGTGTGTAATGGAAAACCCCTGGGTGAGTCTGGGTGCTAGCAGGAAGCAGAACTGACTGCCAGCACATCaacagcagggatggagctccaGCCAGCCCTTAGGGCATTCACAAGCCTGGGCTCCCTCTGggaccagggacaggagccaaggagctgtggcaggggaacAGTTATCACAGGCTCATCTGCAGGAAATTTCTTAGATGcattttcactaaaaaaaaagtttcttacACTGAGAAAATGGACTTCATTTTCTATCCCCACTAAAGGATATGCAAAGCTGAGTATAGTAAATATATAATGGTGTTTAAAAGGAAGCAGCAtccaaattattaaaatcaCACTTGGATTTTCTATAAGTACTGAATAATTTTCAACTGTAATCATCATTTAACACTCCAAAGATTGACACAATTATAATTAATACTTAGATGGGAAGTAATTATATGGTTCTTACTGCTATATAAATGATACCATAACTGAGTCATATGCACAAGATATAAGGTAAGCATGTATTTTTTGCTAAGCAGATGCcagtaaatatgtattttgctAAAAAGAGACAATTCTTTTGCAGTTCACTAAGATTTTCAATATTCTCAGTATTCTTTACCCAAAATACGAGAAATTCACCCTTTTGCATTGCTGAATTGCTGACAAGCATTGCTAAAAGGTAGGCTCTATTTCACATTTGTGTTTTTGAAAGAGAGAACTGTTCCTGCCATAAAGTATTCATTTGAACAGTTTTGTGGTATGCAAAGTACCCTGCAATGAGAGAAACAAAACTCTACCCCACCTCTGAGGGGCTGGAGATGCACAGAAGTGCCCCAGTCAGATTTACTGGCAGGAGAAtcagaggagaggggaagcacAGGGAGGTTGTGCAGAGTGGGATTTGCtttcagggctgtgtgtgcctgcagctcctgcagggctgcctggagcagggaaggctctgggaCCTGCTTCCCTtaggctctgctgggagggcCAGAGGGAATCTAATGAATCCAGATTAGGAGGGAAATGTGATTCTTTTCCCCTGATAGTGAGGCTCTTCCAAGTAACATGACCAAGCTGAAGGCTCTTctgcagccaggcacagagggaTTTTCATGCCTGTAGACAAGCCCCTGCTCCTTTACTGATGCTCAGCTTTCTCTGCATGGTGGGAAACCCTTTGGTTTGGCTTTTAACCTTTTTAACAGCGATTTCCTGCCCTTCCACCAACTCTGTATCCGTGGCTTACAAAACAAGCTTTTAGTAAACTTCTGATAAGAATGGGAGATTTACATATTACCTCATGTCAGCAATGCATTGGTAAAATTGTAGAAAAAGAATCCAagtctttctttcttccttcagtAACAGTGAAGTGTCCCTGGCGCTGTGCTCTGGGTTTGGCAGCATTTCTTACACACGTCTGCCTGCTCCCTCTTGTGGAGTGGACCACTCCATTAAAATCCTGTTATCCTGTTATCACAGAATAATCCAAATGatcccagctgctctgtcacaCGGATACGGGAGCCAACCAAAACATCCGCATCCACACtgtatttctacatttttccAAGTTACCACTGAATAGCTGAGTTATGTGATTCATTACCAACatatataattaaaaaacaaactgtgAATTGAAGGCAGAGTGTGCTGCCTTCTGTGGTGTCTTACCACTATCACTTGCAGGAGTGGTTTAGCATTTTCTGCTCTTGTTAATCTTTTTAACTGAGTGATAACCAGTTAAAAAGATGTGGAGGGGGAAAAGCTTATAATTCCAAATAGACAtcactagaaagaaaaaaaaatagctgtaaaACACTACAGAGAGAAGTTTGCAGCTCTGAAGCTGCTCCAACAGCTTCCAATGCTACTACTGCAAGTGTTGAAATCCTTATAATGATGCAATAAAAATATGCTTtcatttcttgaaaatattgCAGATCTTGGATAAATCTCAGCAAAGTTGGCAAAGTGATGTCGCTCTTAAGAAATTAATCTCCTGCTATCAGATATTATCCTAAACCTTTGCATAATTCTAATACCAGTGCTAAAACCCAGGCTTAACACAGACCTTTGCTTTATTACATGAgtaaaatcagaaagaaaactggCCATGCTATTTCTTGCTACATGATAACAACCCTTTATTTCTGTAGCCATCTCTTATGCTTCAGTTTTTAGTATACTGATCTTATACAGAACTTTTAGTAaagaacacacaaaaatttgggtttgcttctgtgctttttattttacatctcTGGGACCACCATGACTGAGCAACAGCTGAGGAAGCAACACTGTGCTTCGGTCACTTAAATTGGATTTTACCTTTGTCAGAGGCCACAGAAACAAGCACTGGAGCAGTCAGgtccctcctgctctgggggaCAAGTCAGTGTCCAAGCTCAAGAATGGCAGAGTGAAATTTCTGAAGTCAGGACACTGAAAATGGCAATGTATCACCaagggaaaagatgaaaaacCAGGAAATAATAGGCAAATCATCCCAGAAATATTCAAACAGATCATTTTTTAGCAAGGTGAGTAAAGATGTATTTCTTGAATGAAAACCACATCCAACTGATCTAAGTGGTCTTAGTACAGTCCGACAAATGATTCCCCTcattaaattacagaaataatttctacaTAAAATTATGACAATAGACTTCTGTCAATTAAAGTAATAATCATCatatgagaaaatatttatcaattTGTGAGGTCACAGAGGTGCACAACATCATGGTGGCCACAGGTGGTGACTTGAAAATTCAGATGCCAAAAATCAAGATTAGAAAACCACCTGGATCACAGCtgtgttttccagctgctggatcCAACCTCGATTCAACCCCACGGCAGGACACTTGTCACCCCCACGGCAGGACACAGATCTCCTTTAACCCCACTGCAGCACACCTGTCACCCCCATGGCAGACACGGATCTCCTTTAACTCTACAGCAGACACGGATCTCCTTTAACTCTACAGCAGACACGGATCTCCTTTAACTCTACAGCAGACACGGATCTCCTTTAACCGCACTGCAGACACGGATCTCCTTTAACTCTACAGCAGACACGGATCTCCTTTAACCGCACTGCAGACACGGATCTCCTTTGACCCCACAGCAGACACGGATCTCCTTTGACCCCACAGCAGACACGGATCTCCTTTAACCCCACAGCAGACACGGATCTCCTTTAACCCCACTGCAGCACACCTGTCAGCCCcacagcagacacagagctcctccagctgttACGCAGCCCCAGCGCAGGGATCAGGGGCAGCttccagcaggaggagcagaacaGGCCCAGGGATCACACCTTGTGTCGGgggtctcagcagggcaggcagcaatGGCAGTGTAAATGCTGTGTGCTTGGCTGACCTTTTTAAAGAAAGGGAAGACAGCCCCAAAAGGAATGGGCTGTTTGGCCAGCAGCCAGCGGGAGTGATGTGAGCAGTACCTGGGGGACAGGGAATTCCAGCAGTGGGAGATCGTGACCAGCTCAGTGATCTCCTACTGCAAACGAATGGGCCCAGAGCCCGGTGCAGGGACCGCCACCCCGAGCAGCATGAGAGACATATCCAGCAAAGAGGGGTCTGAGCACGAACCAAGACAAAAGTTACCATTTGTGACCAGTGAATTCCGACACCTCTGTTAAAATGTACGAATAGTGTAAACATCTGATGATCAGGGAGCTTTTTGTGGTTTACCAGTAGCTCCTGCTTTGTGCAAATCAGGTTTAAGTACAGAAACATCGCCCTGTGGTGTGAGAATTGGCGCTGCGCACCCGGGAGCCACCGACACCCCGGGACACCCCGAGACAGCCCGAGACAGCCCGAGACAGCCCGAGACAGCCGCCCTCACCTCAGCGCCCCTCCCCGCCCTCCCGCCTTTCACTTTCGATTCGCAGGGCTCCTCCCCCTGCTCTGACTGACAGGCGGGAGAACCAATGGCCGCCCGGAGCGCTGGCGGTGCCGGCCAAtggcggcggggggcgggggccgcggggTGGGCGCGGCGCCATGGCGGAGCCGGCGCTGTTGAGGGAGTACGTGTCGCACCTGGCGGCCCGCGCGGCGCAGGGACAGCTCGCGGCCTGCGCCGACCCCGCGCTCAAGGCCCGGGCGCGGCGGCTGCTGGGCCCGGGGCGCCGCGGGGCCCTGGACGTGCGCGGCGTGGCCGAGCGCTGCCGGCGGGCGCGGGACGGCCGCGCCCTGCGCGACCTGCTCaaggctctggagctgctggagctgctctgcgTGAAcctcctgctgtgcccctgGCGCCGGGAGATCCGCTCCCTCAAGGTACGGCACTGCCGCCGGCACCGGGACTGCGAGGCcgctgccccgggccgggcctTGGCAGCGGCTCCGGGAGGTGGAGAGGGGCCAGAGGCACACCCTGCTCGGGCCAGGGAGCGGGGCCAGGGGGGCACCCTGCTCCGGACAGGATCGGGGGGCTCCCTGCTCGGGACAAGGAATGGGGTCAGGGGGATACCCTGCTCGGGACAGGGAGTGGGGTCAGGGATACATCCTGCTcgggacagggaatgggggacaCCCTGCTCGGGACAGGGAGCGCGGTCAGGAGCACATCCGGCTCAGGGCAGGGTGCCCAGCACGGTGCAGGACTACTCAGAGGTGTTCACTGGCCTCAAAGGCTTGTCCTCGCTGAGGCCGGGAGTGCTGAGCAGCTCCGGGgcttgggagcagagcccctcGTTGTGGTGGGATAGCAGAGAAGGTAAAAGCTACTCTTAGAGGCTTTGCCTTTCATCACACTAAGCTCTGACCAAAATCTGCCTATAAGCAGGGATGTTGGCCATCTCCAGTGCCTTGGTGCCAAAGCCAGGTGGGCCAGTGCCTGTCTGGCCCCTGAtcccagctcagagcctgcAGCGGTGGGTAGGCAGGGGCAGCCCCTTGCAAAGAGGAAACGCTGCGGTTTTTTGCAGCAGGGTGGTCACGGTTACCCCACTTCAGCTCACTGAACACATCTCTGAATACACGGCCATCTTCACATATCCCAAATTTAAACAGACTCCCCAAACACTCAGATGCAAACTTACTGCTCTTGCTTTGGCCACAGGTGCTGGTGAGGAAAAgccatttctttgctttttcctgcaCTTAGGTCTAACCTGTGGATTCTCAAACAGCTGTAAATTCCTGTTCCACTCATTCATCTCCCTAAAACAGGGCAAAGCTTAATATAGTCAGGTCTGCACTTAGTGGGTTCAGCTTTTCCTAACACAAAAATCCTTGGctgtattaaaattaaaaacttcgAAGACCACTGTGGGTAATCCAAAGTATGACAGCCTACTGCAGGCCTGAAATAATTCTACTGCAAGGCTCATGTTGCAGAACAACGAATACCTTGTGCATGTACAAATTTGATGAAAAGCTACTGAAATACATGGAATAGTATCTCCCATGTCCTACCTCTCACCTGCTCTGATGTCCCCgcagtgcctgcagctgcccccCTCCAGAAGGAACAGAAGGTGAGGCGTGCAGGGCACTGTTGACAGATTTATCTGACAATTACACTGTGGCTGTTCTGGAGGTCAGTTTTGTTCTCCTGAGCCTTCTGCTTGTGACACTGATGCTCACTCCTGGTACCCCACTCATGGAAATCCTGACTTTGCATTCccccctctgctctgttctgACTTGCCAGGAGTTGGTCATGCCCATCTCAGAATAGTCTCTCCTGTCGCAGGGTttcagacaaaaccaaaaaccacttCTGGGTTACAAACTAGGCCTCGTGCCTGGGGTAGCTCTAAAACCAAGCAAACATTGAACAGTTCTTTAAGCTgttgcacagcagcagcatttcattGGTGTTTTGCAGAGAGCTTGTGCAAAGAGAGGTGTTAGGACAGTATTTCTGTTAGACTAGCCTCTCTTCAGAAGGGTGCTCTCAAAAATGGCAGTTTAATTCAAGTGTAGTAAGGTTCACAGCAGGAGTTTGaaccacagaaaaagaaaatgtcaacaGCTCAGCAGTGTGATTTACAGTGAGGGCATCATGTCTGTTTGTTTAGGAAAAGACCTCAGTGATTTGTTCTGGAACctctgtttgtttaaaaaacttAAGTTCAGTAGAATACATAAGGTTTATTTCTGAGTTTCTCTAGTTTGACTAAAATGATTTCCTTACTCTCTTCCTTTTTGAATGCTGGTACTTCTAGCCAAGATCCCAGCAGCTTTAAACTGGCACAACTTCACTGAAACTGATGTGCTGTAGCAAAGCTACAATGCTCGAGAGGCTGCCAAAATAGTGCTGTTAGAAAAGCCTCACTCACTGCAATTCAAAACTCAGACTTCTAGAACACGGTTTTTTGAAAGCTGTAAGCAagttttgaagtatttttgatCTTTAGGAAATCAACTCTTTCACATTTCCCTGCACCCACTCCTGCAGTGTTCATCGGCTTTTCCATGTTGTGTTCTGTTCCAGACCTTCACTGGGAATTTTGTCTACTACATCCAGCCAGTGCTCCCAGAGGATACTGTGAAAGCAGTCCTGGAGAAAATAGGTTATGTTGCAACTACAGCGACAGAGTTTTCACTTGTcaaaaacagaaacaatgaGGAAACAAAGCAGACTGCATTTGAGATATTCCTGGCAAGAATCGAGTGTGAAGCCATCCTCGAGATGACAAATGAAGACAAACATAGCAATTTGGAGAAGGGCCTGCAGAAGGGAGCACAGACACATCAGCATCGAGAAGAGGAGGATGAGCAGGATCAGACACCCCGGAGAGGAGACACTGAAAGTCTGGGAAATGAAGGGAACAGTGAGACACCTTTGTGCCTTGCTCCCCAGCAGAAGTGTTCAGCTACCTGTGCTGCATCCTTTGAAGCTGCTGGGAATCCGAGGATCAAAGGGGACATGGCTcagtcaggagctgctgcatcccCCGGCAGCCTCCAGGAGCACCAAAGGCAAAGCATCAACACTGCACACCTCCCGGGCAAGTGCTCAGACAGTGAGGACTTCCTGATCAAATACAGTGACATTGTCATAGGACAGACACCCATCTTCAGTGAGAATCTGTCTCCAAAGGCTCTGGAAAAGGATCCAGGAGCcaggctgagcggggagtgtgccttggcaggggctgcagagtcCGCTGCGCGTGCACTGGGGCCAGCGCCTCTGTCACCAGGAGCCAGCGGCCCCCCAGCCTTTGCCATCTTTGTGGACAGTTCCTGTGACAGCAAAACCACCTTGGAGTTTGAAGCTCCAGGAGTCCCAGAAGGATCAATTGAAGCAGAAATTAATGATGCCATAAATTGCATAGACCCAGCCCCTGGTGACGAACCCACTGAGCTGAGGTCTCTGCCCTACGACGACTTTGCCTCTGCCCAAAACTCTAGCGTCCCCAGGGAAGAGGATGTTTGTGAGCTGTCTTTAACCTTCACAGAACTGCAAATCAAGGATGCTCAGGAAGAACTTACGTATCCAGTAGAGGAAACTGGCCAGCCTGAAGCGTTGGCCTATGCAGGAACAAGTGACAGGCAGTTCAGAGAATTTAATCGCTCCCAAATAAAACATGCGTACCTGACTGACGCAGAGCTGCACAAgagagcacagacacacacgGAGCCACCTTCAGGTCTGTGCTGTACTGCTGGGCACACAGAGGATTCCACTACTGGTTCTGACAGCAAGAGACTGTTCATGGATCCTGTGAAGGCACACCCAGCTCCTGAGTGCTTCAGGCACGTCAGAGAGCCCCCCAACCTCACCTACATTCCCCCCCAAAGCATTGATGTGCAGTCCTCACAcgggggcaggaggagcctggTGCACCGTGCAGGTGACTCTGCCGGAGGTAGGGAAGGGAAGCTGGAGAACTGTAATTCCCAGGAGACTGACAGCCAGGAGCCGTATGTCATCATTGACAGGACCGACCAGGCTGCGCTGTGCCACCACACCTGACTGGAGGGCTTTACTTGTAATACCTGGGGGATTCTCCTCTCACCTGTGGCCTTGATCCTGCTGTCAGGAATGTGACTAGCTTTGTCAAAACAATTctagaaaaacccaaaccacatcACCGCTTTCAGACAGTAAACAGCAGGAGTTACACAAACTCTTAATGGTTCCTTTCACAAGGAAACCTGAATGGTCACCTTTATAAAGGGTAGGCAAATTCTATAAATTTAAATCCATTCAGTTCATCAGTCAAGATTCCTTCTGGCTGTTCTTAATGCCAGAGAGGTTTCTTCAGCTGGGCATcctagttttcttttttccttcacaaacCTATCCCTGGAATACTCTTCCAGTACAAGGTAAATTCTTCTAAACTGGAAGACCCAGCTTTAGAAATGCCACACTGGAGTGTACTCCTGTTAACTCTCTGCATTACTTTGAAGCTGTGTCTGAGCTAATCTTGCTCCTGCCTTCATTTGAAAACAGGTTTAGAGAGTTTGATAACATTCCTTTAGCCTTAAAGAGGGAAACAGCTCTGTGAACGCTTGGGTTTGTAGAGGCATTAACGTGTGTTACAGGTTTTATATCTCCCTCCATTTGTAACCAAAGTATTTTGTGGCCAACACCACGATTTCCAAGAGAAGCCTTGAGCATAGTAACTGTTCACTGTCACCagcagagagagctgcagctgtggctgccgtTTCCCTTGCCCCTGCTCCTGACTCTTAATTCTGCACCAGAAGTCCACAGAATTTTTCTGCAGGCCAGTTCCCCTCACtaaaatgaaggggaaaaaaatctcattcttCACCATTTtaatggcaggaaaaaaatctgctcagaGAAGGATCCCagtgagcagcagaggcaggatcaGGGGTACCCTGCAGGTGGGAGTGCTGTGTGCAAAATGTATGTCCATAGTGAAATTAGAATTAAGAACAAACTGCAGGAGACTGAGCTTCAATTGTATAGAAGCATTTCCAAAGAAATCGTTCTTTTGGACtcttagagaagaaaaagttgTGAAAGTTTAATAGCAGATGTCAAGAATATCTGGTATCCCCCCTACAAAGAAGCTGCAATAAGTAAGATAATTACTTAGCACACAA is from Prinia subflava isolate CZ2003 ecotype Zambia chromosome 13, Cam_Psub_1.2, whole genome shotgun sequence and encodes:
- the LOC134557827 gene encoding spermatogenesis-associated protein 2-like protein, coding for MAEPALLREYVSHLAARAAQGQLAACADPALKARARRLLGPGRRGALDVRGVAERCRRARDGRALRDLLKALELLELLCVNLLLCPWRREIRSLKTFTGNFVYYIQPVLPEDTVKAVLEKIGYVATTATEFSLVKNRNNEETKQTAFEIFLARIECEAILEMTNEDKHSNLEKGLQKGAQTHQHREEEDEQDQTPRRGDTESLGNEGNSETPLCLAPQQKCSATCAASFEAAGNPRIKGDMAQSGAAASPGSLQEHQRQSINTAHLPGKCSDSEDFLIKYSDIVIGQTPIFSENLSPKALEKDPGARLSGECALAGAAESAARALGPAPLSPGASGPPAFAIFVDSSCDSKTTLEFEAPGVPEGSIEAEINDAINCIDPAPGDEPTELRSLPYDDFASAQNSSVPREEDVCELSLTFTELQIKDAQEELTYPVEETGQPEALAYAGTSDRQFREFNRSQIKHAYLTDAELHKRAQTHTEPPSGLCCTAGHTEDSTTGSDSKRLFMDPVKAHPAPECFRHVREPPNLTYIPPQSIDVQSSHGGRRSLVHRAGDSAGGREGKLENCNSQETDSQEPYVIIDRTDQAALCHHT